The proteins below are encoded in one region of Bacteroides uniformis:
- a CDS encoding DUF3098 domain-containing protein, with product MSKEKFAFDKTNFILLGIGMAVVIIGFLLMTGPASTPTTFEPDIFSVRRIKVAPVVCLLGFVFMIYAVLRKPKSCRAEE from the coding sequence ATGAGTAAAGAGAAATTCGCTTTTGATAAGACCAATTTTATCCTGCTTGGCATCGGAATGGCGGTGGTTATCATTGGTTTTCTTCTGATGACCGGTCCCGCGTCTACCCCGACGACCTTTGAGCCGGACATTTTTAGTGTGAGACGCATCAAGGTGGCTCCGGTAGTTTGCCTGCTGGGGTTTGTGTTCATGATATATGCCGTGCTGCGCAAGCCTAAAAGCTGTCGTGCAGAGGAGTAA
- a CDS encoding cell division protein FtsX, which translates to MKAKNNSVSYFDMQFITSSISTTLVLLLLGLVVFFVLAAHNLSVYVKENISFSVLVSDDMKESDILKLQKRLDKEAFVKQTEYISKKQALREQTEAMGTDPQEFLGYNPFTASIEIKLHSDYANSDSIAKIEKLIKKNTNIQEVLYQKDLIDAVNDNIRNISLMLLGLAVILTFISFALINNTIRLAIYSKRFLIHTMKLVGASWAFIRRPFLRRNFWIGVLAAFIADSILWGAAYWLVSYEPELVKVITPEVMVLVSGAVLVFGVLITWLCALLSINKYLRMKASTLYYI; encoded by the coding sequence ATGAAAGCAAAGAATAACTCGGTATCCTATTTTGACATGCAGTTCATTACGTCCAGCATCAGTACGACGCTGGTGTTACTGCTGTTGGGGCTGGTCGTATTCTTTGTGCTCGCGGCTCATAATCTTTCCGTGTACGTCAAGGAGAACATCAGTTTCTCCGTGCTTGTCAGTGACGACATGAAGGAGAGCGACATCCTGAAGCTTCAGAAGAGGCTGGACAAGGAGGCTTTTGTGAAGCAGACGGAATACATTTCCAAGAAGCAGGCACTCCGCGAGCAGACTGAGGCGATGGGTACGGACCCGCAAGAGTTCCTCGGCTACAATCCTTTCACTGCCTCCATCGAAATCAAGCTGCATTCCGACTATGCCAATTCGGACAGCATCGCCAAAATAGAGAAACTGATTAAAAAGAATACCAATATCCAGGAAGTGCTCTACCAGAAAGACTTGATAGATGCCGTGAACGATAATATAAGGAATATCAGCTTGATGCTGCTGGGGCTGGCTGTGATACTGACGTTTATCTCCTTTGCGCTGATAAACAACACCATCCGTCTGGCTATATATTCCAAGCGTTTCCTTATCCACACCATGAAGCTGGTGGGAGCAAGCTGGGCATTCATCCGTCGTCCGTTTCTGCGGCGCAATTTCTGGATAGGTGTGCTGGCCGCTTTCATAGCCGACAGCATTCTGTGGGGAGCCGCCTATTGGCTGGTGTCCTACGAACCGGAGTTGGTCAAGGTGATTACGCCCGAGGTGATGGTGCTGGTGTCGGGTGCCGTGCTGGTGTTCGGTGTACTTATTACGTGGCTGTGCGCTTTGCTTTCCATCAACAAATATCTGAGGATGAAGGCAAGCACACTGTATTATATTTAA
- a CDS encoding DUF3836 domain-containing protein translates to MKTTNLFKAVAFVAMTIVSVMNTEVKAQENNFITNEEVKNELVVAKTIFKQDGAQLYRHIRYEYSYDDQKRLTCKEASKWDGTKDEWTPYFKMTYQYGNDEITMSYARWNESHKAYDKDMKKSVYELNDENMPVAYKLYNQDAPKSELTLVSYNKTDYVANILAMAE, encoded by the coding sequence ATGAAAACTACAAATTTATTCAAGGCAGTCGCATTCGTAGCAATGACTATCGTAAGCGTTATGAATACAGAAGTGAAAGCTCAGGAAAACAACTTCATCACCAATGAAGAAGTGAAAAACGAATTAGTAGTTGCCAAGACCATCTTTAAGCAAGACGGTGCACAACTTTACCGGCACATCCGTTATGAATACTCTTATGACGACCAGAAACGCCTGACCTGCAAGGAAGCCTCCAAGTGGGACGGTACAAAAGACGAATGGACACCTTACTTTAAGATGACATACCAATATGGCAATGATGAAATCACCATGTCCTACGCACGTTGGAACGAGTCTCACAAGGCTTATGACAAAGACATGAAGAAAAGTGTGTATGAATTGAACGATGAAAACATGCCGGTAGCTTACAAACTCTACAATCAGGACGCGCCAAAGTCCGAATTGACCCTGGTAAGCTACAACAAGACCGACTACGTAGCGAATATTCTGGCCATGGCAGAATAA
- a CDS encoding class I SAM-dependent methyltransferase: MNKLTIKACPLCGGTHLERALTCVDHYASGEMFHLCRCRDCGFLFTQDFPVEAEIGRYYETPDYISHTDTRKGAMNSVYHWVRNYMLGRKARLVLREAHRKEGSLLDLGTGTGYFADVMQRRGWQVEAVEKSAQARAFAKEHFNLDVKPHTALKDFAPGSFDVITLWHVMEHLEPLNETWETLHSLLTEKGVLIVAVPNCSSFDAKKYGAYWAAYDVPRHLWHFTPGTIQQFGSKHGFIMAERHPMPFDAFYVSMLTEKHMRHSCTFLRGMVTGTLAWFSALVKKERSSSMIYVFRKKG; this comes from the coding sequence ATGAATAAACTCACTATAAAAGCTTGTCCGTTATGTGGTGGAACGCATTTGGAGCGTGCCCTGACATGTGTAGACCATTATGCCTCGGGCGAAATGTTCCACTTGTGCCGCTGCCGGGATTGCGGTTTCCTTTTCACGCAAGACTTTCCCGTGGAGGCTGAAATCGGTCGTTACTACGAAACTCCTGATTACATATCACATACCGATACCCGCAAGGGGGCGATGAACTCCGTGTACCATTGGGTGCGCAACTATATGCTGGGACGCAAGGCACGCCTTGTGCTCCGTGAAGCACACCGCAAGGAGGGCAGCCTGCTGGATTTGGGTACGGGGACCGGTTACTTTGCCGATGTCATGCAGCGTCGCGGCTGGCAGGTGGAAGCTGTGGAAAAGAGTGCGCAGGCGCGTGCCTTTGCCAAAGAACACTTCAATCTGGATGTGAAACCCCATACGGCATTGAAAGATTTTGCACCGGGCAGTTTCGACGTCATCACCCTATGGCATGTCATGGAACATCTGGAACCCCTCAACGAAACGTGGGAAACCTTGCACTCCCTGCTGACTGAAAAGGGGGTGCTGATTGTAGCTGTGCCCAACTGTTCCTCCTTCGACGCAAAGAAATACGGGGCTTACTGGGCTGCCTACGATGTGCCCCGCCATTTGTGGCACTTCACACCGGGCACCATCCAGCAATTCGGTTCCAAGCATGGCTTCATCATGGCAGAGCGGCATCCCATGCCGTTCGATGCCTTCTACGTCTCCATGCTGACAGAAAAGCACATGAGGCACTCGTGTACTTTCCTGCGGGGAATGGTGACCGGTACACTGGCCTGGTTCAGCGCGTTGGTGAAGAAGGAACGCAGCAGTTCCATGATTTACGTGTTCAGGAAGAAAGGGTGA